The DNA sequence atgtaagatcaggtgtgacatcacagtatgaaCATCCCAGTGAGCTGCCCAATGTTCTGAACTCATTAGCATAATCAGCCATTCTAAACTTTTGGGAGGCTATCATAGTAAAGACAACAGCAGAgaaattcagcaccatggacactgcacacataaacacacatacaatcacacacacacacccacacacaaccgtactcacatacacacacacacacacacaccacacagatacacacacacagacacatacacctccatgcacaaacacatacatgcgcacacacacgcacccacacacatacacccacgcacacacacatacagacatacacacacacgcacacacacacccacacacatatacacccacacacgcacacacacacatccacacacacacacacacacacacacatattaaaccCTAGTACTAACTGAGGTGTCGTTTTCAATCTAAAGTTAGTCTGAAAGTAAGCTATTTCAAACTTTATGAAGACTTCCACATTattgcactgtaaataacaactggattattatttgacctttattaagcaggatggaaataatgacaacattgTTCTCTTTTTGCACTGAGGGTGTTTATCAGCGTATGCTTGCACCACTGTTGTGCACCCAATAATTTGCCTTAttgaacagccaatcaaatctgcccCTGACATGTGCCCTCCTACTGTTCAGTGAATCGCTGGAAATTATCACCTCAAGTCCTCCTCGtatctgtacagtttgagttttacagcGCAGAGGACAAGCAGGGTCTCAGGCAGAGGAGAGTCTCCAGTAGAGGAGAGTTCAGATACAGtgatgccaccactctgtgctgttcttgtgcttttcagcagtgtctgtaagtgtgtaattattattaactCATCTGCAATAATAACTTTACACTAAGACTGTATAGAGGTATTTATACAGAGTTTGCTGTGGTTTTGATTTACGTATTTGACACTGCcatttgcattgaaatattGCTTTGTGTTGTATTCCAGATGGTCTGCTTGGGAATATAATTCAGCCTGACGTGCTGGTGAAAGCTAGGATCGGAGACAATGTGACTCTCCCATGTTTCTACACTGCACAAGAAGAGCTTGATGTcagctggtttaagcagcctcTTGGACTGAAGCCTCAGCTTATAGTAATACTACTTTACTATCAATCAGATCCTGAATTTTtagatgaatttaaaaacagcGCACGGTTCAGTGCTGAAGCAACAAAAGGGAGCTTTAACCTGACTGTGTCAGGAGTAGAGCCGTCGGATTCAGCAACATACTACTGCGCTCTTACAGAACTCAGAGAGATCCGCTTTGGAAATGGAACCACTTTAATGGTAACGGGTAAGTATGAAGCTTAGTTCATCTTTAacacttgtttgttttaatgtgcagGTTTCCAACAATGTGCTATTTGGCACACTGACACATtatctgtgaaatatgtatGACAGTATATTATTAGTGAATTTGCTTCCTATGATATCCTATGATAAACTATCCTGatcaatatttcattatagCCTTTTGCTTTTTGCTCTTTTAAAGGTAAAATATAAGTAAGAATGCAGATCATTCTTTATGGGAACTTTCATTCAAACTGCTTTGTTCGTTCACATATTGGCTAAGTGTTTAGAAGTAAAGAAATAGAAATCcgctgcattttttttactcAATAGTTGCTACTGTAATTAAAGCGAAACACGTGCAATtttgaatatgatttttttaaagtcactgATAAAAAGTCACAAATGGACATTTACTTATTGTATAAACGGAAAAATAAGCCCAATTGATATGGCACGCATACATTTGTCATCAGTATAGTTCTGGAAGTTCAGCAATTACcaaaaatttatgaaaaattgtgtttttacagAGTAAACAGTTATGGAAAAATCATTATTGAATCCATGTATCTTGTTATATTTCTAATTATCAAACTGAATTCTTCAGATTCAGAGTCACACAACAGgacagtagtactgcagcagcccgagtctgagtcagtgcagccaggagactctgtgactctgcagtgtacagtacacactgagacctgtgcaggagaacacagtgtgtactggttcagacagggctcaggagagtcCCCTCCAGGAATCATTTACACCCATGGAACCAGGCGTgatgagtgccagaggagctctggggctgtgtctcccacacagagctgtgtctacaacttccccaagaggaacctcagcccttctgatgctgggacttactactgtgctgtggccacctgtggggagatcctgtttgggaacgggACCAAGCTGGACTTTTGCTTACCCC is a window from the Anguilla anguilla isolate fAngAng1 chromosome 3, fAngAng1.pri, whole genome shotgun sequence genome containing:
- the LOC118223786 gene encoding uncharacterized protein LOC118223786 gives rise to the protein MPPLCAVLVLFSSVYGLLGNIIQPDVLVKARIGDNVTLPCFYTAQEELDVSWFKQPLGLKPQLIVILLYYQSDPEFLDEFKNSARFSAEATKGSFNLTVSGVEPSDSATYYCALTELREIRFGNGTTLMVTDSESHNRTVVLQQPESESVQPGDSVTLQCTVHTETCAGEHSVYWFRQGSGESPPGIIYTHGTRRDECQRSSGAVSPTQSCVYNFPKRNLSPSDAGTYYCAVATCGEILFGNGTKLDFCLPLEGNERLPLYCLAGALTLSVILNVVLPLKMRKGSVNCKGSASNSQVSREDLSSKQGQEESMNYAALTFTTKKPKVRRNKREMEKETIYSDMRFRDRE